In Musa acuminata AAA Group cultivar baxijiao chromosome BXJ3-11, Cavendish_Baxijiao_AAA, whole genome shotgun sequence, one DNA window encodes the following:
- the LOC135652498 gene encoding MDIS1-interacting receptor like kinase 1-like produces the protein MFTRLAFIFFLAFFCAVIAYAAPADEVAALLSIKAELDDPLNALGDWNLPTDVAGSSHCNWTGVRCSSTGAVDGLDLSHLNLSGLIAGDIRRLTSLVRLNLCSNSFSSSLPEAIADLTMLRELDVSDNNFVRHFPTGLGGFQGLTSLNASGNNFDGPIPDDIGNATALETLDLRGNFFAGSIPLSYRNLQRLKFLGLSGNNLRGRLPAELGQLSSLETLIIGYNEIEGPIPAELGNLTNLRYLDMAVGNLSGAIPAKLGRLQSLTTVYLYKNNLDGEIPREIGDISSLQMLDLSDNLISGSIPPELSRLSNLKLLNLMCNRLKGAVPAGIGELPQLEVLELWNNSLSGALPANLGLNSPLQFLDVSSNSLSGKIPAGVCDGGNLTKLILFNNAFSGPIPTGLSTCLSLVRVRMQNNRLNGTIPSGLGRLPKLQRLELAGNELSGEIPDDISSSTSLSFIDLSHNHLRSSLPSNILSMPTLQTFLAADNELTGGIPDELQDCPSLSALDLSTNRLSGCIPSSLASCQHLVSLSLRSNRLTGTIPSSLATMPTLSILDLSNNFLTGTIPDNFGGSPALEMLNLAYNNLSGPVPANGLLLTINPDDLAGNAGLCGGGALPPCAANSPWASTTSPKASHLKHIAAGWLIGISAVLMIGLGVLGARRLYQMWHIDGGCCGDGKFEEETGAWPWRLTAFQRLNFTSTDVLACVKEANIIGMGATGIVYKAELHRHHAAVAVKKLWRPEGAAAELGDSDAGDLVTEVSLLGRLRHRNIVKMLGYVRNGAEMMILYEYMQNGSLWEALHGKQEGRLLVDWVSRYNVAAGIAHGLAYLHHDCHPQVIHRDVKSSNVLLDGNLEAKIADFGLARMMVRKNETVSVVAGSYGYIAPEYGYTLKVDEKTDIYSFGVVLMELLTGKRPVEMEFGESQDIVGWVRGRLRSNHGVEELLDSSIGGRCEHVREEMLLVLRVAVLCTARSPKDRPPMRDVLTMLAEAKPRRKSSSSGGGGVVAKDKPVFTTSPDSGYP, from the exons CTTTTGTGCTGTCATTGCGTATGCCGCTCCGGCGGACGAGGTGGCGGCGCTGCTGTCGATCAAAGCGGAGCTCGACGATCCGTTGAATGCCCTTGGAGACTGGAATCTGCCGACCGACGTCGCTGGCTCGTCCCACTGCAACTGGACTGGCGTCCGGTGCAGCTCGACGGGCGCCGTCGACGGCCTAGACCTCTCTCACCTGAACTTAAGTGGTCTGATCGCCGGCGACATCCGCCGGCTCACGAGCCTTGTCCGCCTCAACCTGTGCAGCAATTCCTTCTCTTCGTCGCTCCCGGAGGCCATCGCCGACCTCACCATGCTCCGGGAGCTCGACGTTAGTGACAACAACTTCGTCCGTCACTTCCCGACCGGCCTCGGCGGGTTCCAGGGCCTGACGAGCCTCAATGCCTCGGGGAACAACTTCGACGGGCCGATCCCCGACGACATCGGCAACGCCACGGCTCTCGAGACGCTGGATCTGCGAGGGAACTTCTTCGCTGGTTCAATCCCGCTGTCTTACCGGAACTTACAGAGATTGAAGTTCTTGGGCCTTTCCGGCAACAACCTCAGGGGAAGACTCCCCGCTGAGCTCGGCCAACTCTCTTCGTTGGAGACGCTTATAATTGGGTACAACGAAATCGAAGGTCCGATTCCCGCCGAGCTCGGCAACCTGACAAATCTCCGGTACCTCGACATGGCGGTCGGCAACCTCAGCGGTGCCATTCCTGCAAAGCTCGGAAGGCTGCAATCCCTCACCACCGTCTACTTGTACAAGAACAATCTCGATGGCGAGATCCCGAGAGAAATCGGCGATATCTCATCGCTGCAGATGCTGGATCTCTCCGACAACCTCATCTCCGGTTCGATACCGCCGGAGTTGTCGCGACTGAGTAATCTAAAGCTTCTCAATCTGATGTGCAACAGACTCAAAGGCGCGGTGCCCGCCGGCATCGGTGAGCTACCTCAGTTGGAGGTGCTGGAGCTGTGGAACAACTCGCTCTCCGGCGCCTTGCCGGCCAACCTGGGCCTGAACTCGCCACTGCAATTTCTCGACGTTTCCTCGAACTCGCTCTCGGGGAAGATACCTGCGGGAGTGTGCGACGGTGGCAACCTCACCAAGCTCATCCTCTTCAACAACGCCTTCTCCGGGCCGATCCCGACCGGCCTGTCGACGTGCCTATCGCTGGTTCGCGTTCGAATGCAAAACAACCGGCTCAACGGTACCATACCGAGTGGTCTCGGGAGGCTACCGAAGCTGCAGCGGCTCGAATTGGCAGGCAACGAGCTCTCCGGCGAGATACCGGACGACATCTCGTCCTCGACCTCGCTCTCCTTCATCGATCTCTCGCACAACCACCTCCGCTCGTCCCTCCCTTCTAACATACTATCCATGCCGACGCTCCAAACTTTTTTGGCCGCCGACAACGAGCTGACCGGAGGAATCCCGGACGAGTTGCAGGACTGCCCATCCCTCTCTGCTCTCGACCTTTCGACCAACCGCCTGTCCGGGTGCATACCGAGCAGCCTAGCCTCATGCCAGCATCTCGTGTCGCTGAGCCTCCGGAGCAACCGGCTCACCGGCACGATCCCGTCCTCGCTTGCGACGATGCCGACGCTCTCCATTCTGGATCTGTCGAACAACTTCCTCACCGGCACGATCCCCGACAACTTCGGCGGCTCGCCGGCTCTCGAGATGTTGAATTTAGCCTACAACAATCTCTCGGGCCCCGTGCCGGCCAACGGCCTATTGCTTACCATAAACCCGGATGATCTCGCCGGCAATGCAGGCCTTTGCGGTGGCGGCGCACTCCCTCCGTGCGCCGCGAATTCGCCATGGGCATCGACGACGAGTCCCAAAGCGTCTCACCTCAAGCACATCGCAGCCGGATGGCTGATCGGGATTTCGGCGGTCTTAATGATTGGGCTCGGCGTTCTCGGGGCACGACGGCTCTATCAGATGTGGCACATTGACGGCGGGTGCTGCGGCGACGGCAAGTTCGAGGAAGAGACCGGCGCTTGGCCTTGGCGGTTGACGGCATTCCAACGGCTCAACTTCACGAGCACCGACGTGTTAGCATGCGTCAAGGAGGCCAACATCATCGGCATGGGCGCCACGGGGATCGTCTACAAGGCCGAGCTCCACAGGCACCACGCAGCGGTGGCGGTGAAGAAGCTGTGGCGGCCGGAAGGGGCCGCAGCGGAGTTGGGCGATTCCGATGCCGGGGATTTGGTGACGGAAGTGAGCCTACTAGGAAGGTTGAGACACCGTAATATCGTGAAGATGCTcggctacgtgcgaaacggcgccGAGATGATGATACTGTACGAGTACATGCAGAACGGCAGCCTGTGGGAGGCTTTGCATGGGAAGCAAGAGGGGCGGCTGCTGGTAGACTGGGTCTCCAGGTACAACGTGGCGGCCGGAATCGCGCACGGATTGGCCTACCTTCACCACGACTGCCACCCGCAGGTGATCCATCGTGATGTGAAGTCGAGCAACGTGCTCTTGGATGGGAATCTGGAAGCCAAGATCGCCGATTTCGGCCTGGCAAGGATGATGGTCCGCAAGAACGAGACTGTGTCCGTCGTCGCTGGATCGTATGGCTACATTGCCCCAG AGTACGGCTACACATTGAAGGTGGACGAGAAGACCGACATATATAGCTTCGGGGTGGTGCTCATGGAGTTACTGACAGGGAAGAGGCCCGTAGAAATGGAGTTCGGGGAGAGCCAGGACATCGTCGGGTGGGTCCGCGGGCGGCTGAGGAGCAACCACGGCGTCGAGGAGCTGCTCGACAGCAGCATCGGCGGACGTTGCGAGCACGTACGTGAGGAGATGCTACTGGTGCTGCGGGTCGCGGTGCTGTGCACTGCAAGGTCGCCCAAGGACCGGCCGCCGATGAGGGACGTGCTCACCATGCTAGCCGAGGCAAAGCCGCGGCGgaagagcagcagcagcggcggcggtggcgtgGTGGCCAAGGACAAGCCCGTGTTCACCACCTCGCCAGATTCTGGGTATCCGTAG
- the LOC135652499 gene encoding uncharacterized protein LOC135652499 has protein sequence MAVLSRDVGGGGKRTRQGRRDADGGARAAREEREGAARDPLVVLGPDVVTKILEFADARSVARCTVVSRGWHEITSSDRLWAPKYAKLLKGKAHIPRMSNLRGASRLAAYSMSTVDGKRTRIMKEDLCDHVWEFRYKKAAPEYWRNLDPSWKGTSPPMHRYFHPNGSHTADRDDKVWGGHECTYSIMTSYVGEGQIRDHYVRINRWPPMTVSRKEDWRWEMSNHLYCYISVPDAEKEGGTGPLFPAW, from the exons ATGGCGGTGCTAAGCAGAGATGTGGGCGGTGGGGGGAAACGGACCCGGCAGGGGAGGCGAGATGCCGACGGAGGAGCCCGAGCGGCACGGGAGGAGCGGGAGGGAGCGGCGAGGGATCCGCTGGTGGTGCTGGGGCCGGATGTGGTGACGAAGATTCTCGAGTTCGCGGACGCGCGCAGCGTGGCACGATGTACGGTGGTATCTCGCGGCTGGCATGAAATCACCTCCAGCGACCGCCTTTGGGCCCCAAAG TATGCAAAATTGTTGAAAGGGAAGGCACATATCCCCCGGATGTCAAATTTGCGAGGAGCATCAAGACTAGCAGCTTATTCTATGTCCACTGTGGATGGGAAAAGA ACTCGCATCATGAAGGAGGATCTCTGCGATCATGTTTGGGAATTTCGTTATAAGAAG GCTGCCCCAGAATATTGGCGGAACCTCGATCCTTCATGGAAAGGCACCAGCCCACCGATGCACCGCTACTTCCATCCAAATGGCTCCCACACTGCAGATCGTGATGACAAAGTTTGGGGGGGGCACGAGTGCACGTACTCGATCATGACGAGCTACGTGGGCGAGGGGCAAATCAGGGACCACTACGTGAGGATCAACAGGTGGCCACCGATGACTGTGTCGAGGAAGGAGGATTGGAGATGGGAGATGAGCAACCACCTCTACTGCTACATCAGTGTCCCTGATGCCGAGAAGGAGGGTGGCACGGGACCTCTTTTTCCGGCATGGTAA